GCGATGGCGCCTTCGGAGTATTGTCCATCGATCATCCCGATGACGATGTCATACGCATCCGGTTCCGACGCCGTGAGCTGCAGACCGTTCCAGACGAGAAACGTCGCCGCCGCGGCGAAAGCCACCCGCTTGTTTCCGTCGACATAGCCGTGATTCATGGCGAGGCCAAACAAGTAAGAGGCGGCCAGGGCCGGAAGATCGGAGTCCGGTTCGTACGCGAGACGTTGTTGCGGGCGCATGAGCGCGGACTCGATCAAGTCATCGCCGCCAGCGCGAACACCGGGTGAGCCGCCATGCTCGCGAAGCATTTCCTCATGCATCACGTCCACGAGCCTACGCGACAACCATCGGGGTTCGCTCACGGGCTACTCCGCAAGGCGCTTCAACGTGTTCCTGTATTGCCGCCGAACGTGATCGAACGCCTTGATTGCGTCGCTGAACGCAGGGTCGTATGGAGTGAGGAGGACGCCTCCATCCGTCTCGATCGCGAAGATGGTGTCTCCAGGCTTAACGTGAAGTCGATCCGCCATGTCCTTGGGAAGCGTGGCCGTAACCGACCCGCCAGCCTGCCGCAACGTGATCTCCCGTACCATGCGCATCCTCCATGATGAGAAGCTCCGAGTGTAGCACAATGGTGCTACATGGGCGGCTTGACCCCCCGCCCACCCTCTGCGCTATAGTGCCGCCGTTCCCATCGTGACCCCGTGACGCTCGATGGCACACGTTCGCGCCCATTCCTGCCGACCCTCCCTCGAAAGGCCCAAGCCGCGCCACCCACCCCGCCCCCGGTCCCGCGCCGACCGACCCCGAGCAGCCAAGCACCAGGACTCCCCCATCGCCCGCACCGCACCCAGTGCGCCGCCGTTCGACGACGATCGACGAGGCGCCCGCCGTGCGACGGGCACCCCGCGGCGGGTAGCGGCCGACGCCGGGGCGGGCAGAGTCGACGAGGTGGAGGTTCCCGGACGCGCCGGGCTAACCCGCGGCAACGGGCGACGAATCGTCGTCGCAAGCGGCCGAGAACGGGGAACATTCGACAGATCGGTGGATGCCTCCTGGGCCGGCACAGCCCAAGGTCTGCTCTCCTGAACCCAACAAGCCGCCGCCAAAACCACCGGGTGACCGGCGGGACAACGCGGCCGGCAGTGCCCCCGACGTTGAAACGAATCAGGAGAGTCCCCATGTGCGGAATCGTCGGCTACGTCGGCGGGCGCGATGCCCTGCCGATCCTCCTCGACGGCCTGTCCCGCCTCGAGTACCGCGGCTACGACTCGGCGGGCGTCGCGATCATCGACGACACCAGCCAGCTTGCCGTCCGCAAGGCCGCCGGCAAGCTGTCGGCCCTGCGCGACATCCTCGCCCTCGACGCCCCCGGCGGCCACCACGGCATCGGCCACACCCGCTGGGCCACCCACGGCGCGCCGACCACGCCCAACGCCCACCCGCACACCGCGGCCGACGGGCGGATCGCCGTGATCCACAACGGCATCTTCGAGAACCACGCCGTCGTGAAGGCCCGCCTCGTCGGCGAGGGGCACGCCTTCGCCTC
The window above is part of the Candidatus Avedoeria danica genome. Proteins encoded here:
- a CDS encoding type II toxin-antitoxin system death-on-curing family toxin; translated protein: MHEEMLREHGGSPGVRAGGDDLIESALMRPQQRLAYEPDSDLPALAASYLFGLAMNHGYVDGNKRVAFAAAATFLVWNGLQLTASEPDAYDIVIGMIDGQYSEGAIADWFRLNSESRS
- a CDS encoding AbrB/MazE/SpoVT family DNA-binding domain-containing protein, whose translation is MVREITLRQAGGSVTATLPKDMADRLHVKPGDTIFAIETDGGVLLTPYDPAFSDAIKAFDHVRRQYRNTLKRLAE